Proteins encoded together in one Gemmatimonadota bacterium DH-78 window:
- the fliF gene encoding flagellar basal-body MS-ring/collar protein FliF, which yields MNEIARDLGRPRILGLLGVVVVAVAGLWGLVAWGTAPTWVPLFRDIPVESIGEYTRLLEDAGIENRLTMGGTELQVEEADVAQARVALAQAGIEPAGKPGWTIFDQPSWGMTEFTQRINYRRALEGELARSIAQMQGITSADVLLGMRETPTLRGGAAPVEASVMLNLGSGARPGAELVEAITFLLARSVDGLSSDHVSVVDNTGRVLSAGEEPGLSASGSTRRQVALQRDLESYLETRAEDLVAPLIGAANVRVRVAASLDYERVQKITQAVDPEVSVLLNEERSEVIPGDPSQGASSTIFNNEFQTNQSTETVERNPGSIQRLTVSVALNQASLGEGGAAVLEQVQRLVANAVGLDPQRGDEISVEAMPFEQPVATPTATEETGGPAWLAILLQYQRQIVAALAMLITLFVAFRALGALKGAADDIAAQQALPASPEAADGPRLPAAGEGAMSPRDQLAQLLSQRPENASRVLRAWMKDA from the coding sequence TTGAACGAAATCGCGCGGGACCTCGGACGCCCGAGGATTCTGGGACTCCTGGGTGTGGTCGTGGTGGCCGTGGCCGGTCTCTGGGGCCTCGTGGCCTGGGGCACCGCACCCACCTGGGTGCCGCTCTTCCGCGACATTCCGGTGGAGTCGATCGGGGAGTACACCCGACTGCTCGAGGACGCCGGCATCGAGAACCGCCTCACGATGGGCGGGACCGAGCTCCAGGTGGAGGAGGCCGACGTGGCGCAGGCCCGGGTCGCCCTCGCGCAGGCCGGGATCGAGCCCGCCGGCAAGCCCGGCTGGACGATCTTCGACCAGCCCTCGTGGGGCATGACCGAGTTCACCCAGCGCATCAACTACCGCCGCGCGCTCGAGGGTGAGCTGGCCCGCAGCATCGCGCAGATGCAGGGCATCACCAGCGCCGACGTGCTGCTGGGCATGCGCGAGACGCCCACCCTGCGGGGGGGCGCGGCGCCGGTGGAGGCCTCGGTGATGCTGAATCTCGGCTCGGGCGCCCGCCCGGGGGCCGAGCTCGTGGAGGCCATCACCTTCCTCCTCGCGCGCAGCGTGGACGGGCTCAGCTCCGACCACGTGAGCGTGGTCGACAACACCGGTCGCGTGCTGTCGGCCGGCGAGGAGCCGGGGCTGTCGGCGTCGGGAAGCACCCGCCGTCAGGTGGCTCTGCAGCGCGACCTGGAGTCGTATCTCGAGACGCGTGCGGAAGATCTCGTGGCTCCGCTGATCGGGGCCGCGAACGTGCGTGTGCGGGTGGCCGCCTCGCTCGACTACGAGCGGGTGCAGAAGATCACCCAGGCGGTCGATCCCGAGGTGAGCGTGCTGCTCAACGAGGAGCGCTCGGAGGTGATTCCGGGCGATCCCTCGCAGGGCGCTTCGAGCACGATCTTCAACAACGAGTTCCAGACGAACCAGAGCACCGAGACGGTCGAACGGAACCCCGGTTCGATCCAGCGGCTGACGGTGTCGGTGGCGCTGAACCAGGCCTCGCTCGGCGAGGGCGGAGCGGCCGTGCTCGAGCAGGTGCAGCGGCTGGTGGCCAACGCCGTGGGCCTCGACCCCCAGCGGGGCGACGAGATCTCGGTCGAGGCGATGCCCTTCGAACAGCCGGTGGCCACGCCCACTGCAACCGAGGAAACGGGCGGCCCCGCCTGGCTGGCCATCCTGCTGCAGTACCAGCGGCAGATCGTGGCGGCCCTCGCGATGCTGATCACCCTCTTCGTGGCCTTCCGCGCCCTGGGCGCGCTCAAGGGCGCGGCCGACGACATCGCTGCGCAGCAGGCGCTGCCGGCCTCGCCGGAAGCGGCCGACGGCCCCCGGCTGCCCGCCGCCGGCGAGGGGGCGATGAGCCCCCGCGACCAGCTCGCCCAACTGCTGTCGCAGCGCCCCGAGAACGCCTCGCGCGTGCTTCGCGCCTGGATGAAGGACGCCTGA
- a CDS encoding sigma-54 dependent transcriptional regulator translates to MARILCVDDEAGALEVLKETLRQAGHEPVGVRNVEAAMAVLGRGGIDLVLSDYRMPEHSGLEFLNLIREEGLDVPLVMITGHASVGHAVTAMKAGAIDYVTKPVRAGQLELVVAQALELVRLRRQNQALKSEVTELRAGHELVGESLAFDKLLQVVRAAAPTRASVLLQGESGTGKELIARTIHGLSGRDDGSFITVNCAAMPEHLVESILFGHEKGAFTGAVKQVKGAFERANRGTLLLDEISEMRIDLQAKLLRALQENEFERVGGTAPVRVDVRVIATTNRDLPTEVEEGRFRQDLYYRLNVLPIRVPALRERPDDILRLARHFARRSAGDLDRQAPTFTPEAVERLRTYPWPGNVRELAHAVERAVILSPGPELGPEAFDLLGDAPGAPGNGGLPEGAVVLTSLRIDEAESALIDAALDRTDGNRTQAAALLGMSVRTLRSKLNR, encoded by the coding sequence ATGGCGCGGATCCTCTGTGTGGACGACGAGGCGGGAGCCCTCGAGGTACTGAAGGAGACGCTCCGGCAGGCCGGGCACGAGCCCGTCGGGGTCCGCAACGTCGAAGCCGCCATGGCGGTGCTGGGCCGCGGGGGCATCGACCTGGTGCTCTCCGACTACCGCATGCCGGAGCATTCGGGGCTCGAGTTCCTCAACCTGATCCGCGAGGAGGGGCTCGACGTGCCCCTCGTGATGATCACCGGCCACGCCTCGGTGGGGCACGCCGTCACCGCCATGAAGGCGGGGGCGATCGACTACGTCACCAAGCCCGTACGGGCGGGACAGCTCGAGCTGGTGGTGGCCCAGGCGCTCGAGCTCGTGCGTCTCCGGCGGCAGAACCAGGCGCTCAAGAGCGAAGTGACCGAGCTCCGGGCCGGCCACGAGCTGGTGGGCGAGAGCCTGGCCTTCGACAAGCTGCTGCAGGTGGTGCGCGCTGCCGCGCCCACCCGTGCGAGCGTGCTGCTGCAGGGCGAGTCCGGCACCGGCAAGGAGTTGATCGCCCGCACGATCCACGGCCTCAGCGGGCGCGACGACGGATCCTTCATCACCGTCAACTGCGCGGCGATGCCCGAGCATCTGGTCGAGAGCATTCTCTTCGGCCATGAGAAGGGCGCCTTCACGGGGGCCGTGAAGCAGGTGAAGGGGGCCTTCGAGCGGGCGAACCGCGGGACGCTCCTGCTCGACGAGATCTCCGAGATGCGGATCGACCTGCAGGCGAAGCTGTTGCGGGCCCTTCAGGAGAACGAGTTCGAGCGGGTGGGCGGCACCGCGCCCGTGCGCGTGGATGTACGGGTGATCGCCACCACCAACCGCGATCTGCCCACCGAGGTGGAGGAGGGTCGATTCCGGCAGGACCTCTACTACCGCCTGAACGTGCTGCCCATCCGGGTCCCGGCGCTCCGGGAGCGGCCCGACGACATCCTGCGCCTCGCGCGCCACTTCGCCCGCCGGTCGGCCGGCGACCTCGATCGCCAGGCGCCCACCTTCACCCCCGAGGCGGTCGAGCGACTCCGCACCTACCCCTGGCCGGGCAACGTGCGCGAGCTCGCGCACGCGGTGGAGCGGGCGGTCATCCTCTCGCCCGGTCCCGAACTGGGGCCCGAGGCCTTCGACCTGCTCGGCGACGCACCCGGCGCACCCGGCAACGGAGGCCTGCCCGAGGGGGCGGTAGTGCTGACCAGTCTCCGGATCGACGAGGCCGAGAGCGCCCTCATCGACGCGGCCCTCGACCGCACCGACGGCAACCGCACCCAGGCCGCCGCCCTCCTCGGCATGAGCGTCCGAACCCTGCGCTCGAAGCTGAACCGGTAG
- a CDS encoding flagellar assembly protein FliW, whose product MRLPSPPSGPSGDDDELIGQPIRFPRGLLGFPDARLYTLESADVPGFYWLRSTEHAPLAFVLVDPFQVIEDYSVDLPTQDADALGVKEPSDVAVLAIATVPREAGERWTANLQGPVAINFKAGLGLQFVRGDAAGVRTPFRPHLTGV is encoded by the coding sequence GTGCGCCTTCCATCCCCGCCGTCCGGCCCCTCCGGCGACGACGACGAACTGATCGGCCAGCCGATCCGTTTCCCGCGCGGGCTGCTGGGTTTTCCCGACGCCCGTCTCTACACCCTCGAGTCGGCCGACGTCCCCGGCTTCTACTGGCTGCGGTCCACGGAGCACGCGCCTCTGGCCTTCGTGCTGGTCGACCCCTTCCAGGTGATCGAGGACTACAGCGTGGACCTGCCGACGCAGGACGCCGACGCCCTCGGCGTGAAGGAGCCCAGCGACGTCGCCGTGCTCGCCATCGCGACGGTGCCGCGAGAGGCCGGAGAGCGGTGGACGGCGAATCTGCAGGGACCGGTGGCGATCAACTTCAAGGCGGGTCTGGGACTCCAGTTCGTGCGCGGCGACGCGGCGGGTGTACGCACCCCCTTCCGGCCCCACCTCACCGGGGTCTGA
- a CDS encoding DUF2299 family protein — MSQDLQQTVASWLEALQCEFRPVDDPRVAWRYEVKYPSRRDDHVMHVAGVPGPVPSIAIASITRMSPRHEQRYSGLPDEEKRVFLFGLRHTLNTPEVDFELKGPGGLGCPEAFQVSVRRFIDGLTLDSFARSLGAVYKTELSAVWFIQETLDQDPTTPPVFFDFDGADLPEA, encoded by the coding sequence ATGTCGCAGGACCTCCAGCAGACCGTCGCCTCGTGGCTCGAGGCGCTCCAGTGTGAGTTCCGCCCCGTCGACGACCCGCGCGTGGCGTGGCGCTACGAGGTGAAATACCCGTCGCGCCGCGACGACCACGTGATGCACGTGGCCGGAGTGCCGGGGCCGGTGCCGTCGATCGCGATCGCCTCGATCACCCGCATGTCTCCCCGGCACGAGCAGCGCTACTCGGGGCTGCCCGACGAGGAGAAGCGCGTGTTTCTCTTCGGGTTGCGGCACACGCTCAACACCCCCGAGGTGGACTTCGAGCTGAAGGGACCCGGCGGTCTCGGGTGCCCCGAGGCCTTCCAGGTGAGCGTGCGGCGGTTCATCGACGGACTCACCCTCGACTCCTTCGCGCGCAGCCTCGGCGCGGTCTACAAGACGGAACTCAGCGCGGTCTGGTTCATTCAGGAAACGCTGGACCAGGATCCCACCACCCCGCCGGTGTTCTTCGACTTCGACGGGGCCGACCTGCCCGAGGCATAA
- a CDS encoding DUF3108 domain-containing protein has translation MHKATPVRTLLLASALIAGAAQPGAALQSGANGDGRPVAELPPREGMYHAYRPGERLVYDARVGILGGVGEAVLSLHADSIDGLPVYNGQLALQASAVFGRFKVDNLLQTWFDPETMRAHRFAKRQDEPKTKTDETFDFLIDEGVWRRTDGREEGELATEYPLDDISFIYYIRALPLEVGKRYVLDDYYKESGNPVVLDVLRRETVRVPAGEFQTIVVRPTIQTSGLFSEGGEAELYLTDDVQRFLVLLKSKLPLLQTLEFRLKDFGTGY, from the coding sequence ATGCACAAGGCAACCCCGGTTCGAACGCTCCTTCTCGCCTCCGCCCTGATCGCGGGGGCCGCGCAGCCCGGAGCCGCCCTGCAGTCCGGCGCGAACGGTGACGGTCGTCCCGTGGCCGAGCTCCCGCCCCGCGAGGGCATGTACCACGCCTACCGTCCGGGCGAGCGCCTCGTCTACGACGCCCGCGTCGGCATTCTGGGCGGCGTGGGAGAGGCGGTGTTGTCGCTGCACGCCGATTCGATCGACGGGCTCCCGGTGTACAACGGACAGCTCGCGCTGCAGGCGTCGGCGGTCTTCGGCCGCTTCAAGGTCGACAACCTGCTGCAGACCTGGTTCGACCCGGAGACGATGCGCGCGCATCGGTTCGCCAAGCGTCAGGACGAGCCGAAGACGAAGACCGACGAGACCTTCGACTTCCTGATCGACGAGGGCGTGTGGCGTCGCACGGACGGGCGCGAAGAGGGCGAGCTCGCCACCGAGTATCCGCTCGACGACATCTCGTTCATCTACTACATCCGCGCGCTCCCCCTCGAGGTGGGCAAGCGGTACGTGCTCGACGACTACTACAAGGAGTCGGGCAATCCGGTGGTGCTCGACGTGCTGCGGCGCGAGACGGTGCGGGTGCCGGCCGGCGAGTTCCAGACCATCGTCGTGCGGCCCACGATCCAGACGAGCGGGCTGTTCAGCGAGGGCGGCGAGGCCGAGCTCTACCTGACCGACGACGTGCAGCGTTTTCTGGTGCTGCTCAAGTCGAAACTGCCGCTGTTGCAGACGCTCGAGTTCCGCCTCAAGGACTTCGGCACCGGCTATTGA
- a CDS encoding flagellar hook-basal body complex protein FliE, whose product MSAIDQIRAAAAAQGAAPLRPAGNAADVAPGFGDTLKSMLGDVQGLQDKSSDAIGAFLRGDPVEIHEVMAAVEEAGIALDFLIELRNSLTEAYRTVVGMQT is encoded by the coding sequence ATGAGCGCCATCGACCAGATCCGCGCAGCGGCGGCGGCCCAGGGGGCGGCGCCCCTTCGGCCCGCCGGGAACGCGGCCGATGTGGCGCCGGGATTCGGCGACACCCTCAAGTCGATGCTCGGCGACGTCCAGGGGCTCCAGGACAAGTCGTCGGACGCCATCGGCGCCTTCCTCCGGGGCGACCCGGTCGAGATCCACGAAGTGATGGCGGCCGTGGAGGAAGCGGGCATCGCGCTCGACTTCCTGATCGAACTCCGCAACAGCCTCACCGAAGCCTACCGCACCGTGGTAGGCATGCAGACCTGA
- the flgC gene encoding flagellar basal body rod protein FlgC, with translation MNPSGGVPGLLRGLGISASGLTAQRRRLDTIAMNIANAETTRTADGGGPYRRRFVELVRAEAEPGSGPNPDPSRLGPIEVPKPGEAPFGEPTPRGVEVSGVVEDTAPGPRVYDPGHPDADADGFVEYPNVDIAQEMVSLMEARRAYEANATAFEAMKSMLQRALEI, from the coding sequence ATGAATCCGTCCGGTGGAGTGCCCGGCCTGTTGAGGGGACTCGGCATCTCCGCGAGCGGTCTGACCGCCCAGCGGCGCCGACTCGACACGATCGCGATGAACATCGCCAACGCCGAGACCACGCGTACGGCGGACGGCGGCGGGCCCTACCGCCGGCGCTTCGTGGAACTCGTGCGGGCCGAGGCCGAGCCGGGATCGGGTCCCAATCCCGATCCGTCGCGCCTGGGTCCGATCGAGGTGCCGAAGCCGGGCGAGGCCCCCTTCGGCGAGCCGACCCCCCGCGGAGTGGAGGTTTCGGGCGTCGTGGAAGACACCGCGCCCGGCCCGCGCGTCTACGACCCCGGCCATCCCGACGCGGATGCCGACGGGTTCGTGGAATACCCGAACGTCGACATCGCGCAGGAGATGGTGTCGCTGATGGAGGCGCGCCGCGCCTACGAGGCCAACGCCACCGCCTTCGAGGCGATGAAGTCCATGCTGCAGCGCGCACTGGAGATCTAG
- a CDS encoding 4'-phosphopantetheinyl transferase superfamily protein encodes MPGTVRLFRASLAAPPVPRAELADLLDDGERARVERFKFPHLRERQQVATGLLRFALGRLLDLDPRSLRFEVGEFGKPALAEGPVFNLSHSGDWWLLGVASGGRLGVDVEAHRTLADLESLARSTFQRDEAAEVTGHADPAERHRAFFRVWSRKEAFIKAVGMGLSYPLEGFRVASDARANGGLCAVDDPAESVDRWTLRSVEWDPALSAAVAWDRPDAEVRWCTLGGGPA; translated from the coding sequence ATGCCGGGTACCGTCCGACTCTTCCGGGCGTCTCTCGCCGCACCGCCCGTGCCCCGGGCCGAACTCGCCGACCTGCTGGACGACGGCGAGCGAGCCCGGGTGGAGCGATTCAAGTTCCCGCACCTGCGGGAGCGACAGCAGGTGGCCACCGGGCTGCTGCGATTCGCGCTCGGTCGTCTGCTCGACCTCGACCCCCGCTCCCTCCGGTTCGAGGTGGGAGAGTTCGGCAAACCGGCGCTGGCGGAAGGACCGGTGTTCAATCTCTCCCACTCCGGAGACTGGTGGCTCCTCGGGGTGGCGTCGGGCGGCCGTCTGGGGGTGGATGTGGAGGCGCACCGTACCCTGGCCGACCTGGAGTCGCTGGCCCGGAGCACCTTTCAGCGCGACGAGGCCGCGGAGGTGACCGGACACGCCGATCCCGCCGAACGTCATCGCGCCTTCTTCCGCGTGTGGTCGCGCAAGGAAGCCTTCATCAAGGCCGTCGGCATGGGGCTTTCGTACCCGTTGGAGGGGTTCCGGGTGGCGAGCGATGCCCGGGCGAACGGCGGGCTGTGCGCCGTCGACGACCCCGCGGAGTCGGTCGATCGGTGGACCCTGCGGTCGGTGGAGTGGGATCCCGCGCTGTCGGCGGCCGTGGCCTGGGACCGTCCCGATGCGGAGGTGCGGTGGTGCACGCTGGGGGGCGGTCCGGCTTGA
- a CDS encoding ATP-binding protein — protein MRTPMQAPPAGSDRSDSGPAPASEAGDVAERELRQSQRMQVVGQMVSGVAHDLANILTAIQGFAELAADGAPDEVAAVIREIRSTADRGTALTRKLLAVGRHRESRAVALDLNDCVAEVEALLRRVVGPDLEIHTDLERSIPRVNAVVNDVEMVLLNLALNARDAVAGAGWIRISTRTEPASEGGLWPWVVLEVADSGVGMDADTLARVFEPFFTTKDEGVGTGLGLAVVADVVSDLGGRIAVDSAPGRGTTFTIHIPAPADLEARPEPVARARAQGGSETLLLCDDDPGVVRMLASALRRVGYDVVETHGPHEAIAAFREREGRVDLLVTDIMMPELNGEDLLARLRQERDGLRAILLTGYTQDGLSARGVEVGGGRLLQKPFGPEELRRVVREVLDGSPAER, from the coding sequence GTGCGCACCCCCATGCAGGCTCCGCCCGCCGGATCCGATCGCTCCGACTCAGGCCCCGCTCCCGCGAGCGAGGCCGGCGATGTCGCCGAGCGCGAGCTGCGGCAGTCCCAGCGCATGCAGGTGGTGGGGCAGATGGTCAGTGGGGTGGCCCACGATCTGGCCAATATCCTCACGGCCATTCAGGGCTTCGCCGAACTCGCGGCCGACGGGGCCCCCGACGAAGTGGCCGCCGTCATTCGGGAGATCCGTTCGACCGCCGACCGGGGCACCGCGCTCACGCGCAAGCTCCTGGCCGTGGGCCGCCATCGGGAGTCGCGGGCCGTGGCCCTCGATCTCAACGACTGCGTGGCCGAGGTGGAGGCGCTGCTGCGGCGGGTCGTGGGGCCGGACCTCGAGATTCACACCGATCTGGAACGGTCGATCCCGCGGGTGAACGCGGTGGTGAACGACGTCGAGATGGTGCTCCTCAATCTGGCGCTCAACGCGCGCGACGCGGTGGCCGGCGCCGGGTGGATCCGGATCTCCACGCGCACCGAGCCGGCGAGCGAGGGCGGGCTCTGGCCCTGGGTGGTGCTCGAGGTGGCCGACTCGGGAGTGGGCATGGACGCCGACACGCTGGCGCGGGTGTTCGAGCCCTTCTTCACGACCAAGGACGAGGGCGTGGGCACGGGCCTCGGGCTGGCGGTGGTGGCCGATGTGGTGTCCGACCTCGGCGGTCGCATCGCGGTCGACAGCGCGCCGGGGCGGGGCACCACCTTCACGATCCACATTCCGGCCCCCGCCGACCTGGAGGCCCGCCCCGAGCCGGTCGCGCGCGCTCGCGCGCAGGGGGGATCGGAAACGCTGCTCCTGTGCGACGACGATCCGGGTGTGGTGCGCATGCTGGCGTCCGCGCTGCGCCGCGTCGGATACGACGTGGTCGAGACGCACGGGCCCCACGAGGCCATCGCCGCCTTCCGTGAACGAGAGGGTCGGGTCGACCTGCTCGTGACCGACATCATGATGCCGGAGCTGAACGGAGAGGATCTGCTCGCACGGCTTCGCCAGGAGCGCGACGGTCTGCGGGCGATCCTTCTGACGGGCTACACCCAGGACGGGCTCAGCGCCCGCGGCGTGGAAGTCGGCGGAGGCCGGCTGCTGCAGAAGCCCTTCGGGCCCGAAGAGCTGCGTCGCGTGGTGCGCGAGGTGCTCGACGGCTCTCCGGCGGAGCGATGA
- a CDS encoding ATP-binding protein, whose product MLAADAYRTLYTRAPVPMVTVRADGQVIDANPVFCTTLRSTPEAVVGSALVDLLAAHDRGACRIYLRQALERGEADWALSLASSSDQRWQVRAVSFAGQVAVLMLWTPPGGDTPATLVPALAALARRTPGQAVLLLSEDLWIVGAWGWAEIGGDEDDELVGHRLQSVLEMHPAALRALASAASEGDPWSGALDPEGNSPEAALSGHFLPAEVVGDHRHGAGFLVLRERAGRRGAPPDRMRLQRLARVGDFAVHLVEVVRDRTQALLRADPTSPEAETHRQELDALQHRLRQFVGVARAATEVGEGDVGERLVRRWGTYMKEEYIAFEVLRTEGDSAPPLAIASEVVDTVLDELVDNAHSAVMPLDDRSVRVEVRTVGTALEVAVEDSGPGIPPARRESIFRPFVTGWEGRLGLGLAIARAHLERAGGTVRFDDTSPRTRFVVSVPIHAPDRPRVDVTAGLRSPGLEDRSVMVIDEAEESRLLLTRALTTSGAEVREAWSVRSAVADLRHKGAVDGVVLTVGAQVQNLDRMLADLGDALPGLDRRTVVIVDRGVLDPESTERRFGCAVVVRPLMIQRLLDRLEAQLRND is encoded by the coding sequence ATGCTAGCGGCCGACGCCTACCGCACCCTCTACACCCGCGCGCCGGTTCCGATGGTGACGGTGCGGGCCGACGGGCAGGTGATCGACGCCAACCCCGTCTTCTGCACGACCCTTCGCTCCACACCCGAGGCGGTGGTGGGTTCGGCGCTCGTCGACCTGCTGGCCGCGCACGATCGCGGGGCGTGTCGCATCTACCTGCGCCAGGCGCTCGAGCGGGGCGAGGCCGACTGGGCGCTGTCGCTCGCCTCCTCGTCCGACCAGCGCTGGCAGGTGCGCGCCGTGTCGTTCGCCGGACAGGTGGCGGTGCTGATGCTCTGGACTCCGCCCGGCGGCGACACCCCGGCCACCCTGGTGCCGGCTCTGGCCGCGCTCGCTCGCCGCACGCCGGGTCAGGCGGTGCTTCTGCTCAGTGAGGACCTGTGGATCGTGGGCGCCTGGGGCTGGGCGGAGATCGGCGGAGACGAGGACGACGAACTCGTGGGGCATCGACTCCAGAGTGTGCTCGAGATGCATCCCGCCGCGCTGCGCGCCTTGGCCTCGGCGGCGTCGGAGGGCGACCCGTGGAGCGGCGCCCTCGATCCCGAAGGCAACAGTCCCGAGGCGGCCCTGAGCGGCCATTTCCTGCCGGCCGAGGTGGTGGGCGACCACCGTCACGGTGCCGGGTTCCTCGTGTTGCGCGAGCGAGCGGGGCGCCGTGGAGCGCCGCCCGATCGCATGCGTCTCCAGCGTCTCGCGCGGGTCGGGGACTTCGCGGTGCACCTCGTGGAGGTGGTGCGCGACCGCACGCAGGCGCTGCTGCGGGCCGACCCGACGAGCCCCGAGGCCGAGACGCACCGTCAGGAACTCGACGCACTCCAGCATCGGCTCCGGCAGTTCGTGGGTGTGGCCCGCGCCGCGACCGAGGTGGGCGAGGGCGATGTGGGCGAGCGCCTCGTGCGCCGGTGGGGCACCTACATGAAGGAGGAGTACATCGCCTTCGAGGTGCTCCGCACCGAGGGCGATTCGGCCCCGCCGCTGGCGATCGCGAGCGAGGTGGTCGACACGGTGCTCGACGAACTCGTCGACAACGCGCACTCGGCGGTGATGCCCCTCGACGACCGCTCGGTTCGGGTGGAGGTGCGCACCGTGGGAACCGCGCTCGAGGTGGCGGTCGAGGATTCCGGGCCGGGCATTCCCCCGGCGCGGCGAGAGTCGATCTTCCGTCCGTTCGTGACCGGATGGGAGGGGCGGCTCGGCCTCGGGTTGGCCATCGCCCGCGCGCATCTCGAGCGCGCCGGCGGCACCGTGCGGTTCGACGACACCTCGCCCCGCACCCGCTTCGTGGTGTCGGTGCCGATTCACGCGCCCGATCGCCCGCGGGTGGACGTCACCGCGGGGCTGCGTTCCCCCGGTCTCGAGGACCGCTCGGTGATGGTGATCGACGAGGCCGAGGAGTCGCGGCTGTTGCTGACCCGTGCGCTCACCACCTCCGGCGCGGAGGTGCGCGAGGCCTGGAGCGTGCGCAGCGCCGTAGCCGACCTGCGTCACAAGGGCGCGGTGGACGGCGTGGTCCTCACCGTCGGGGCCCAGGTTCAGAATCTCGACCGGATGCTGGCCGACCTCGGCGACGCCCTGCCCGGTCTCGACCGGCGCACCGTGGTGATCGTCGACCGAGGGGTGCTCGACCCGGAGTCGACCGAACGGCGGTTCGGCTGCGCGGTCGTCGTGCGACCGCTGATGATCCAGCGACTCCTCGACCGCCTCGAGGCGCAGCTGCGGAACGACTGA
- the flgL gene encoding flagellar hook-associated protein FlgL has translation MRITNNLTLMRSLGTVRKGLSDVAAAQESVTSGQRINRPSDDPTGAARVLATDSDLRALTQYGRNIGTARQRLTVEETALDQVSGIMERARELAYGQAGATANAQTRTVTAEEIDELFKQVVQIANTQEGDTYVFGGMYPDRAPLDATTGAEDPAAPTRQAASYEVGAGSVMEGAHGAGTLFIDTDVLDSLEALATALRADDTAGIEAAGDRIAASHSNVQGIVGEVGARQIRLDVAEANVESLDLNLRNLRSDLMDVEMEEAITVLVNRQASYQAALLSTSRLLDTTLTNYLR, from the coding sequence GTGCGGATCACCAACAACCTGACTCTGATGCGGAGCCTCGGAACGGTCCGAAAGGGCCTCTCCGACGTCGCCGCCGCGCAGGAATCGGTCACCAGCGGCCAGCGGATCAACCGTCCCTCGGACGATCCCACCGGCGCCGCGCGAGTGCTCGCCACCGACTCCGACCTGCGCGCTCTCACCCAGTACGGCCGCAACATCGGCACGGCGCGCCAGCGCCTGACGGTGGAGGAAACGGCCCTCGACCAGGTGTCGGGGATCATGGAGCGGGCGCGGGAGCTCGCCTACGGCCAGGCCGGCGCGACGGCGAATGCCCAGACCCGGACGGTCACCGCCGAAGAGATCGACGAGCTCTTCAAGCAGGTCGTGCAGATCGCCAACACGCAGGAAGGCGATACGTACGTCTTCGGCGGCATGTACCCGGATCGGGCACCCCTCGACGCCACCACCGGCGCCGAGGATCCGGCCGCTCCCACCCGCCAGGCCGCCAGCTACGAAGTGGGCGCCGGCAGCGTGATGGAGGGTGCGCACGGCGCGGGCACGCTGTTCATCGACACCGATGTGCTCGACTCGCTCGAGGCTCTGGCCACGGCTCTCCGCGCCGACGACACGGCGGGCATCGAAGCCGCCGGCGACCGCATCGCCGCCTCCCACAGCAACGTGCAGGGAATCGTGGGCGAGGTCGGCGCGCGTCAGATCCGGCTCGACGTCGCCGAGGCGAACGTGGAGTCCCTCGATCTCAACCTCCGCAACCTCCGATCCGATCTCATGGATGTGGAGATGGAGGAGGCGATCACGGTCCTGGTGAATCGCCAGGCGTCCTATCAGGCGGCCCTTCTCTCGACGAGCCGACTTCTCGACACCACCCTCACGAACTACCTGCGATGA